The Rhizoctonia solani chromosome 13, complete sequence nucleotide sequence CGGTGTTGCATCGACCGTGCCCTTCATTAGACGAACACGAGTACCGTCTGGGTCGTGCGCGGCTGGATGCATAACCGATACTGGACGCGGCTTTGGCTTCTTGGGATTCCTGTATACGAACCGGTCCAAGAAGTGGGTGAGCGTGTTGAGGCCCAAGTCTGCAGTAGCCGTTATTTGGGCGCCAGTAAGAAGTTGGCGAGCATGCAGTGATACAGAGGGATGATAATGGTGCAAGAATGGAAGCTTTTAGGGAGTACCCAATCAGTACTATATTCTATGGGCCCGAAATATAACCTACTAGTTCCCATAGACAAGTCCTATGAGCGTTCGCCCACTGTGGATCACGTTTCTTTGGGTCATATGAGCCGTCACCCCGGGTCGGGTCTTCCAAGTCCTCAGAAATGGTGGCCTGACTCCTCTTAACTTCATTGTCCTTGAGTAAATCCCGTAGTCCAGGTGTCGTGTTGAAGAGCTAGTTGTATGCGATGAGCAGCTGATTGCCATAGGCTCCGAGGTAACTTACCTCGCCCAAAAGATACAAAGCCCCACATATGAACGGTGGCTGGTGCACCGTAAGGGATTGAAGCATCCTCTTGACAAATGCAACAACCCTGCGGTATGATGTATCTGATTTCATGGCCTTGAAGACTAGATTCAGGTACATGGCCTGCTTTGATGAAATGAGGAGGCGGGGGTCGAGAATAGAGTCATATAGAGTGCGATAGAAGCGATCCGAAATAGACTACCAAAAAGCATAGTGAGCAATGACTCCCCATTTATGTTTGATTGACATAGAAATACCTTATTCGCTGAAGACACTTTTTCGATTAGCACCAAAGCCTGAATACGAATATTGAAGGGAGCCGAATGAGTGATGCGGAACAAAGTGCTCATATGTTTATCAAATCTAAGTTTATTGTTAGCCGTATTTTTTGAGCCATAAAAGTAATATGGCTCACATGCTCGTGTCAGTTTTGGCAAATGGTAATGCACGGTGAATCCCAGTAATTATCGCGGCGATTAACTTGGCATTAGAATCCTCGGTTTCCGCAAATACTTCGCCTCCGCCGGGCACCTTTCCTTTGATGCCCTTCTTCATCATCTTCTCTTTCTGTCGCGCTTTCTCTCGGGCATTAGGCCGTCTGAGGACTTGATCTTCCTCGGCAGCATTTCCTACTGAGGGCTCCTCCTCCCCCTTTCCAAGAATATCTTCAAATATCTGGAAATAGAGGCCGATCAACGCGGAAGCGATATCTTTGTCCCCAGACCCCAATGTAAATTGGTTGAGAGTGATGACTCCATAGTATCGCGCATGTGCGTGCGTATGATCTGCCTGTTTTTTTAATACAAGGGATGTCATTTCGCGAATAATGACGACCTTCATAGAGGGGTGAGGGACAAGAAGTTGGAGTATATGAAACGATGCTTTGGAAGCTACGCTTTTGTCGGAGTCGCCGAGTTTGTTGACTAGGAGCCTCAAAAGATTTTGTTCCTGCTCAGACTTCTCTTTGAGAAGGGTGAAAATGAGTGACATAGTTTGGGTTCGAATGTAGGGGAGGGGGTCTAGGGAGAGCGGCTATGATGCATCATGTTAGGGAGCAATTAATTATTGAACTTAGAGTTCGTACCTCGAGTAATTGAAGAATACTGAAGAAGTACTTCTTCAGCCAGTCCTCGAAATGCCAGGCAATAAGGTGGGCATCGGTGATGTCCGGTGAAGCAACGGGTTGGTCACGGAAGTACCTATTCAATCGTATGAATATGGAGTAATGAATTGGGAATGTCGTACTCACCTGAGTTTGCGGTCGGGACATCCGCCTCCAACCCACCAGTCGACAATCGCACGAAGCGCCTTTAAGCTTTCGCCTCTGCCTCCTTTTTTTGACGCCATAGCACGAAGGCCTTCCAGTGATCGAGTCTAGGGTCACAGTTTAAATCAATAAACCGAATATTGAATAAACAAATCGACTAACGCTATGGACTGGAGCTCCTTGAACGACCAACGCTAACGCACTAAGCCTGTCGCTCCTGGTTCCTCCTTGGAGCACGCTTTCCAAAAAGTGTGCATCAGAAGTCGAAAGGCCGAACTGAGATTCAGAGAAAGCTGTGCTATCCGAGGCGTGCAATGCCGCGGCTCGAGCGGCCAATGCAGAGAGCTTGCTTTCGGATAACGTTCCGTTCGATGGGGCCAACGGAGGCAGATCTTCATACCATTTCGATGAAGGGTTGAGGATCTACAAATGAATGGTTATCGGTCTATTTAAATTAATACAGGCATAACCTACCAGTTTTGCCTTTTTCCCTGTCGACTTGGACGGTGCAGTGGGCTGGGCCGGAGCAACGGTTGGAGTGATAGCAGTGGGTAAAGGTTTGTTCGATGTTTGATCTTTAGAGTGATCCTTGACGTCATCCTTGGATTTCTTGTCCTTTTTCTTGCCCCGCTTGTCCTTGTCAGACTTGTCCTTACTCGCCTCCTCGCCCTTCTGCTTTGCCTTATCTCCAAGCCTGGGACCGTCATTGCCATCCACGCTACGCACGTCCTTTTTTCGGGAGGTTTCCTTTAATTCTTCTTTCCCTTTCCCCTTTCTCTTAATGGAAGCACTTGGGGTTTCGTCTAGCGCGCTAACCGCAGGTAGGTTGAGCGACTTGACGAATTGTGCAAGCTCGCGAGCTTGAAGACCATTCTGATCCATTTTAAGTAGATTATCCTTTGCGCATACAACAAATTTACTCACCTTTTCTTTGCTCCCGCTCTTGCTGCTTACAGCCCCATCATCGTCGCTATCGACGCCTCGGAGGAGCTGGATATCACCATCATCCCCGCC carries:
- a CDS encoding ribosome biogenesis protein → MAPTKPTKATKKTGNKANQSQLKEAVRALGGDDGDIQLLRGVDSDDDGAVSSKSGSKEKNGLQARELAQFVKSLNLPAVSALDETPSASIKRKGKGKEELKETSRKKDVRSVDGNDGPRLGDKAKQKGEEASKDKSDKDKRGKKKDKKSKDDVKDHSKDQTSNKPLPTAITPTVAPAQPTAPSKSTGKKAKLILNPSSKWYEDLPPLAPSNGTLSESKLSALAARAAALHASDSTAFSESQFGLSTSDAHFLESVLQGGTRSDRLSALALVVQGAPVHSTRSLEGLRAMASKKGGRGESLKALRAIVDWWVGGGCPDRKLRYFRDQPVASPDITDAHLIAWHFEDWLKKYFFSILQLLEPLSLDPLPYIRTQTMSLIFTLLKEKSEQEQNLLRLLVNKLGDSDKSVASKASFHILQLLVPHPSMKVVIIREMTSLVLKKQADHTHAHARYYGVITLNQFTLGSGDKDIASALIGLYFQIFEDILGKGEEEPSVGNAAEEDQVLRRPNAREKARQKEKMMKKGIKGKVPGGGEVFAETEDSNAKLIAAIITGIHRALPFAKTDTSIFDKHMSTLFRITHSAPFNIRIQALVLIEKVSSANKSISDRFYRTLYDSILDPRLLISSKQAMYLNLVFKAMKSDTSYRRVVAFVKRMLQSLTVHQPPFICGALYLLGELFNTTPGLRDLLKDNEVKRSQATISEDLEDPTRGDGSYDPKKRDPQWANAHRTCLWELLPFLHHYHPSVSLHARQLLTGAQITATADLGLNTLTHFLDRFVYRNPKKPKPRPVSVMHPAAHDPDGTRVRLMKGTVDATPTVNEESFWKKNAKEVPADQLFFHKFFLQKAEKQKARVSKAEKRKKEKDEDSLDDSDENSMGHVEDDEAEGDDSSDNGGESEEESELDEDAVWKALQSSMPELQNAEDDSDDIPSGLDDMSDDEDDDLGGHKSEQESGSGVEDDGSVEGGSMPDDLGDSDEEIEFAEDPDDLIELSGGDATSSDEEAVQGKRKKASAADSKREKRKRPRRLPTFASAEDYAKMIDETPEDDI